From the Haemophilus parainfluenzae genome, the window TGCGATAGCTTTTGCAATATCACCAGAGAAACGGATACCGCCGTCCGCGATAACTGGAATACCACGATCTTTTAATGCCGCAGCGGCATCTGCGATAGCGGTGATTTGTGGAACACCTACACCAGTCACGATACGAGTGGTACAGATAGAGCCAGGGCCGATACCTACTTTCACTGCGCTTGCGCCTGCGTCTGCAAGTGCGATTGCACCTTCAGCTGTTGCTACGTTACCCGCAACGATAGGCAAGTTTGGATATTTTGCGCGAGTTTCACGAACGCGGTGTAATACGCCTTCGGAATGACCGTGGGAAGAGTCGATTAACAATACATCTACGCCCGCTTTTACTAATGCATCAATACGTTCTTCATTACCTGGACCCGCACCTACAGCTGCACCGACGCGTAAACGACCAAATTCATCTTTACATGCGTTCGGTTTTTGTTCTGCTTTTTGGAAGTCTTTAACGGTGATCATGCCTTTTAATTTGAAAGCATCATCTACAACAAGTACTTTCTCTACGCGGTTTTTGTGCATTAATTCTAAAATCGTTTCACGACTTGCACCTTCTTTTACGGTGACTAAATCTTCTTTTTTTGTCATTAATTGTGAAACGGTTTTACTTAAATCTTTTACGAAGCGCGTGTCGCGACCAGTGATGATACCAATTAAGTTATTTTCAGCATCGACAACAGGGTAGCCAGCGAAGCCGTTTTTCTTCACCATTTCAGCAAGTGCTGCAAGGGTTAAATCTGGCGAAACAGTCACAGGTTCAGAAACAATACCACTTTCGAATTTTTTCACTTTACGAACACGATCCGCTTGGCGTTCGATCGTCATATTTTTGTGAATAAAGCCGATGCCACCTTCTTGTGCTAAAGAGATCGCTAATTTGGTTTCAGTGACAGTATCCATCGCAGCAGAAAGCATAGGAATATTTAAGCGAATTTCTTTGGTGAGTTGAGTTGAGAGGTTAGCTGTGTTCGGAAGAACAGTTGAATGAGCTGGGACGAGTAGAACGTCGTCAAAAGTAAGCGCTTCTTGTTTGATTCTAAGCATGGCAATATCTCGCTGTTAAAAGTTGTGTCAAAAAATATTGCGCTCGGATTATACAGATTTTTCATGTGGTTGAAAATGAATTTTTTCGCTTTTATGGTAAGATTCGCCAAGGTTTTTATGAGAAGGAATGAATATGCCAACGTTATTGGATTGTTTGTTTGATTGCCAACCTAAAGTGCGGTCAGATTTGATGTCGTTTTTAAATGTTACGCTAAATGAATTAGCGCAAGAAATGGCATTTTTGAAAGAAGCGGGATTGAATATTAGAGAAGAAAATGAGGTTTATCAGCTTTTGCCAGAAATGCCTTTGTTAAATCCGCAAGCAATTTCGACTGCACTTTTCCCTTATTCTGTGCATTATCATCGAACCATTTCTTCAACAAATGAATTTATATCAAGACAAATTGAGCAATTAAAAAAAGGTGATTTGTGTTTGGCTGAATATCAAACAGCTGGGCGTGGGCGTCGTGGTCGCCAATGGCTTTCACCGTTTGCTGGGCAGTTAATTTTCAGTTTTTATTGGACTATCGATCCTAAAAAAGCATTGGATGGATTAAGTTTGGTGATTGGTTTGGCTATTGCAGAAGCGTTAAATGTGAGAGTGAAATGGCCAAATGATATTTTGCTTTCAGGGCGAAAACTAGGTGGCATATTAGTAGAAATTATTAATAATAAGAATGGTTTATTAAACTTAGTGATTGGTATTGGAATTAATGTGAAGTTACCCCAATCAACCGAAATTAGTCAGCCGTATGCGCAGCTAACCGAACAGGATCCAAATATAGATCGTGAAACGATCCTTATTAAAGTGATTCAACGTATTTATTCTCGATTAGCTCAATTTGAAGAAAAGGGCATTGATGAGGAATTCATGCAACGATGGATAAACCATAATGAATTTTTTGGTGATGAAGTAAATGTTTTTACTGAACAAGGCTCGATTTCAGGTATAGAGCAGGGAATTGATAAACGTGGTTATTTAAAAGTCATAACTGATGAAGGCGAGCGGTATTTTAATGCCGGAGAGGTTTCTTTAAGAAGAAAGTAAAAAAGTGCGGTCAAAATTAACCGCACTTTTATATGTATGCTAAATCACTTTCTGAATAAGCGCTGAAATGTCGTCTGCAAATTTTTCATTTTTTGCCATTTGCTCAATTTCCTCAGCAGAATATTTTTCACCGTTATACACGACAACAATACTGAGATCATTAGGTTGCAAGAAATGCGTTTCACCGAACTCGGTATAACGAGTGGCGCCAATACTAATAATCGCTTGTTTTGGATGGTTTGCTAGCTCTAATAAAGAGGCAATATGATTCATCGGTCCTTCATCGGGTTGATTGTTCATTCTATCCACGATCCAATCTAATAATTGTTGGTGGAAATAGCTATAACCAATCGCGGGGCTGTCAATGCCGTAAGTATTGAGTTCGTCATTGCGTTTATGGAAGCAAGCGATACGATATTGATCAATTTCACTTCCTTTAACAAAAGATGAAAGTGGAATTAGTTTGGAAGAAATACCTTTACTTGTCGCGCCCCAGTTTTTCTTTTCACAGATTTTTTTCGCATTAGGTCGACGAATAGAGCAGTCATTATAGGCTGCAAAATAACGCGGGATAATTTTTTCAACTTGATCTCCTTTATAGATAAGCTCACAAATAAGTGCAATTTCAGGTTCAATTTGCAGATTATCTGCGCCTTGTGGAAAATTAATTTGATTGTGACTTAAAGGATAGGTAGAAAGAAAGCCCGCTTTTTCACTTGGTACATAAAAAGGGAAAATCGCTTTTGGTTGAATGGCATTTTCTGTCTTAACTTGAGTGAAATCAGCTGCTTCACCGGCTTGTTCTAAATGTCCCGCGAAATTGCCTGCTACACCGAAACCAATCATTTGCTCAAAATTCATAACTACCTCGTTAAAATGCTTACTCTTTGGAGGTAATTTACCTTGAATATTGAACAAAGACAATTCACTTTGATGATTAAATCATCAGACAAGAAAAAAATTGAATTTTTTTGTAAAAAAGCACTTGCAAAGAATTCTGAAATGCCTATAATACGCCCCACACAACGACGCGCTGTTGTGACTTTAAGAAAAACCGGTGCGTCGTTGTTTTTTGCTCTTTAACAATATATCAGACAATCTGTGTGGGCACTTGTTGATTGACTTGTTTTAAAAATATTTTTAATTTTGAAGTCTTAATAGGTGCTAACTAGAAATTCATATTACTTTTTTAAGTAGTGACATTTTATGTCAGCAGTATTGAGCGATTGAACTTGAATTGAAGAGTTTGATCATGGCTCAGATTGAACGCTGGCGGCAGGCTTAACACATGCAAGTCGAACGGTAACATAAAGAAGCTTGCTTCTTTGATGACGAGTGGCGGACGGGTGAGTAATGCTTGGGAATCTAGCTTATGGAGGGGGATAACTACGGGAAACTGTAGCTAATACCGCGTAGTATCGAGAGATGAAAGTGTGGGACCTTCGGGCCACATGCCATAGGATGAGCCCAAGTGGGATTAGGTAGTTGGTGAGGTAAAGGCTCACCAAGCCGACGATCTCTAGCTGGTCTGAGAGGATGACCAGCCACACTGGGACTGAGACACGGCCCAGACTCCTACGGGAGGCAGCAGTGGGGAATATTGCGCAATGGGGGCAACCCTGACGCAGCCATGCCGCGTGAATGAAGAAGGCCTTCGGGTTGTAAAGTTCTTTCGGTAGCGAGGAAGGCATTTAGTTTAATAGACTAGGTGATTGACGTTAACTACAGAAGAAGCACCGGCTAACTCCGTGCCAGCAGCCGCGGTAATACGGAGGGTGCGAGCGTTAATCGGAATAACTGGGCGTAAAGGGCACGCAGGCGGTGACTTAAGTGAGGTGTGAAAGCCCCGGGCTTAACCTGGGAATTGCATTTCATACTGGGTCGCTAGAGTACTTTAGGGAGGGGTAGAATTCCACGTGTAGCGGTGAAATGCGTAGAGATGTGGAGGAATACCGAAGGCGAAGGCAGCCCCTTGGGAATGTACTGACGCTCATGTGCGAAAGCGTGGGGAGCAAACAGGATTAGATACCCTGGTAGTCCACGCTGTAAACGATGTCGATTTGGGGGTTGAGCTTTGAGCTTGGCGCCCGTAGCTAACGTGATAAATCGACCGCCTGGGGAGTACGGCCGCAAGGTTAAAACTCAAATGAATTGACGGGGGCCCGCACAAGCGGTGGAGCATGTGGTTTAATTCGATGCAACGCGAAGAACCTTACCTACTCTTGACATCCAGAGAACTTTCCAGAGATGGATTGGTGCCTTCGGGAACTCTGAGACAGGTGCTGCATGGCTGTCGTCAGCTCGTGTTGTGAAATGTTGGGTTAAGTCCCGCAACGAGCGCAACCCTTATCCTTTGTTGCCAGCGATTAGGTCGGGAACTCAAAGGAGACTGCCGGTGATAAACCGGAGGAAGGTGGGGATGACGTCAAGTCATCATGGCCCTTACGAGTAGGGCTACACACGTGCTACAATGGCGTATACAGAGGGAAGCGAGAGTGCGAGCTGGAGCGAATCTCACAAAGTACGTCTAAGTCCGGATTGGAGTCTGCAACTCGACTCCATGAAGTCGGAATCGCTAGTAATCGCAAATCAGAATGTTGCGGTGAATACGTTCCCGGGCCTTGTACACACCGCCCGTCACACCATGGGAGTGGGTTGTACCAGAAGTAGATAGCTTAACCTTTTGGAGGGCGTTTACCACGGTATGATTCATGACTGGGGTGAAGTCGTAACAAGGTAACCGTAGGGGAACCTGCGGTTGGATCACCTCCTTACCAAAAACGAGAGACAATAAGTGTCCACACAGATTGATTGATATATTGTAGACAATATCGAGCAGAAAGCCGTTATTCCCTTGGGTCTGTAGCTCAGGTGGTTAGAGCGCACCCCTGATAAGGGTGAGGTCGGTGGTTCAAGTCCACTCAGACCCACCACTCAAACTGAGTGAGTGATTGAGGTGAATAAGGTAATAAATAAACGATGACATGGGGATATAGCTCAGCTGGGAGAGCGCCTGCCTTGCACGCAGGAGGTCAGCGGTTCGATCCCGCTTATCTCCACCACTTATCATCGTTAAGTAAATTGAGTTTTTATACTTAATGAGTTTATTTAACGATGATAACTGAAAATGTTATTTCTGTTCTTTAACAACCAGGAAACAAGCTGAAAAACTGAAGAGACTTTCAAGTCCTTTAAGGATAAGAAAAAGTCTGAGTAAGAAGAAAATCTTGATTGAACAAAAGCAATCAAGTGTTTAGTTGAAAACACAACATCAAGAATTTTTGAGGTTGTATAGTTAAGTGACTAAGCGTACAAGGTGGATGCCTTGGCAATCAGAGGCGAGGAAGGACGTGCTAATCTGCGAAAAGCTTGGATGAGTCGATAAGAGGCGTTTAATCCAAGATGTCCGAATGGGGAAACCCAGTAGATGAAGAATCTACTATCACTTACTGAATCCATAGGTAAGTGAGGCAAACCGGGAGAACTGAAACATCTAAGTACCCCGAGGAAAAGAAATCAACCGAGATTTCGTTAGTAGCGGCGAGCGAACGCGAAGGAGCCTGTTAGTGATAATGACAGAGACAGAGGAACAAGCTGGGAAGCTTGGCGATACAGGGTGATAGCCCCGTACTCGAAGTCCAGGTCATGGTACTAAGCTAACGACAAGTAGGGCGGGACACGTGATATCCTGTTTGAAGATGGGGGGACCATCCTCCAAGGCTAAATACTCCTGATTGACCGATAGTGAACCAGTACTGTGAAGGAAAGGCGAAAAGAACCCCGGTGAGGGGAGTGAAATAGAACCTGAAACCTTGTACGTACAAGCAGTGGGAGCCCTTTTGGGGTGACTGCGTACCTTTTGTATAATGGGTCAGCGACTTATATTTTGTAGCGAGGTTAACCGAATAGGGGAGCCGAAGGGAAACCGAGTCTTAACTGGGCGTCTAGTTGCAAGGTATAGACCCGAAACCCGGTGATCTAGCCATGGGCAGGTTGAAGGTTGGGTAACACTAACTGGAGGACCGAACCGACTAATGTTGAAAAATTAGCGGATGACTTGTGGCTGGGGGTGAAAGGCCAATCAAACCGGGAGATAGCTGGTTCTCCCCGAAATCTATTTAGGTAGAGCCTTGAGCGGACACCTTCGGGGGTAGAGCACTGTTTCGGCTAGGGGTCCATCCCGGATTACCAACCCGATGCAAACTACGAATACCGAAGAGTGATACTCAGGAGACACACGGCGGGTGCTAACGTCCGTCGTGGAGAGGGAAACAACCCAGACCGCCAGCTAAGGTCCCAAAGTCTATATTAAGTGGGAAACGAAGTGGGAAGGCTTAGACAGCTAGGATGTTGGCTTAGAAGCAGCCATCATTTAAAGAAAGCGTAATAGCTCACTAGTCGAGTCGGCCTGCGCGGAAGATGTAACGGGGCTCAAATATAGCACCGAAGCTGCGGCATCAGTAGCAATACTGTTGGGTAGGGGAGCGTTCTGTAAGCGGATGAAGGTGAATCGAGAGGTTTGCTGGACGTATCAGAAGTGCGAATGCTGACATAAGTAACGATAAAACGGGTGAAAAACCCGTT encodes:
- the birA gene encoding bifunctional biotin--[acetyl-CoA-carboxylase] ligase/biotin operon repressor BirA translates to MPTLLDCLFDCQPKVRSDLMSFLNVTLNELAQEMAFLKEAGLNIREENEVYQLLPEMPLLNPQAISTALFPYSVHYHRTISSTNEFISRQIEQLKKGDLCLAEYQTAGRGRRGRQWLSPFAGQLIFSFYWTIDPKKALDGLSLVIGLAIAEALNVRVKWPNDILLSGRKLGGILVEIINNKNGLLNLVIGIGINVKLPQSTEISQPYAQLTEQDPNIDRETILIKVIQRIYSRLAQFEEKGIDEEFMQRWINHNEFFGDEVNVFTEQGSISGIEQGIDKRGYLKVITDEGERYFNAGEVSLRRK
- a CDS encoding DUF5718 family protein codes for the protein MNFEQMIGFGVAGNFAGHLEQAGEAADFTQVKTENAIQPKAIFPFYVPSEKAGFLSTYPLSHNQINFPQGADNLQIEPEIALICELIYKGDQVEKIIPRYFAAYNDCSIRRPNAKKICEKKNWGATSKGISSKLIPLSSFVKGSEIDQYRIACFHKRNDELNTYGIDSPAIGYSYFHQQLLDWIVDRMNNQPDEGPMNHIASLLELANHPKQAIISIGATRYTEFGETHFLQPNDLSIVVVYNGEKYSAEEIEQMAKNEKFADDISALIQKVI
- the guaB gene encoding IMP dehydrogenase: MLRIKQEALTFDDVLLVPAHSTVLPNTANLSTQLTKEIRLNIPMLSAAMDTVTETKLAISLAQEGGIGFIHKNMTIERQADRVRKVKKFESGIVSEPVTVSPDLTLAALAEMVKKNGFAGYPVVDAENNLIGIITGRDTRFVKDLSKTVSQLMTKKEDLVTVKEGASRETILELMHKNRVEKVLVVDDAFKLKGMITVKDFQKAEQKPNACKDEFGRLRVGAAVGAGPGNEERIDALVKAGVDVLLIDSSHGHSEGVLHRVRETRAKYPNLPIVAGNVATAEGAIALADAGASAVKVGIGPGSICTTRIVTGVGVPQITAIADAAAALKDRGIPVIADGGIRFSGDIAKAIAAGASCVMVGSMFAGTEEAPGEIELYQGRAFKSYRGMGSLGAMAKGSSDRYFQSDNAADKLVPEGIEGRIPYKGYLKEIIHQQMGGLRSCMGLTGCATIEELRTKAEFVRISGAGIKESHVHDVTITKEAPNYRMG